From Gammaproteobacteria bacterium, the proteins below share one genomic window:
- the mlaE gene encoding intermembrane phospholipid transport system, integral membrane subunit MlaE, whose translation MAKSRGYPRRIWMIDQIAALGRWVLEILIRLGRAHILLHDVVLALPAAARHPREVTRQIHSVGARSLVIILVSGVFVGMVLSLQGYNTLVDFGAAQSLGVLVALSLVRELGPVVSALLYGGRAGSALAAEIGLMKATEQLSGMEMMAVDPIARVIAPRFIAGCLSMPLLAAIFSAVGVLGGYFVAVGLLGLDDGAFWSQMQAKVDLREDIGNGIIKSIVFGFVATWIALFQGYDTSPTAAGVSLATTRTVVHTALAVLALDFVLTALMFNKV comes from the coding sequence ATGGCTAAATCCAGGGGTTATCCGCGCCGAATTTGGATGATTGACCAAATTGCGGCCTTGGGCCGTTGGGTGCTGGAAATCCTGATTCGCCTAGGGCGGGCGCATATCCTTTTACACGATGTTGTTTTGGCGCTGCCTGCGGCGGCGCGCCATCCGCGCGAGGTGACGCGCCAGATTCATTCCGTTGGCGCACGCTCGCTGGTCATTATTTTAGTTTCCGGGGTGTTTGTGGGAATGGTGTTGAGCCTTCAGGGCTATAACACCCTGGTAGACTTTGGTGCCGCGCAGTCGTTGGGGGTGCTGGTTGCCTTGTCGTTGGTGCGCGAGTTGGGACCCGTGGTCAGCGCACTGCTCTATGGAGGGCGTGCAGGGTCGGCGTTGGCTGCTGAAATCGGCCTGATGAAGGCAACCGAGCAGCTTTCTGGCATGGAGATGATGGCAGTGGATCCCATCGCGCGTGTGATCGCGCCACGTTTCATCGCTGGATGTCTGAGTATGCCGTTGCTGGCCGCCATTTTTAGCGCCGTGGGGGTATTAGGCGGTTATTTCGTGGCGGTTGGATTGCTGGGCCTCGATGATGGTGCTTTTTGGTCGCAAATGCAGGCAAAAGTCGACCTTCGGGAAGATATTGGCAACGGCATCATCAAGAGTATCGTCTTCGGATTCGTGGCGACCTGGATCGCGTTATTTCAAGGATACGACACCAGCCCCACCGCCGCAGGAGTTAGTCTTGCTACCACCCGTACCGTGGTCCATACGGCCTTGGCGGTGTTGGCCCTAGATTTTGTCCTTACCGCGCTGATGTTCAACAAGGTATAA
- a CDS encoding phospholipid transport system substrate-binding protein, translating into MIKTWWILISVLGFLWMTPLAARDSDPTISTVQRAVEDPQQLVKNITDSVLSKLHTQQEEMRRDPHLIYAFVEELVLPHFDFERMSRWVLGRYWNDATAAQRIRFVEEFRNLLVRTYGVALLDYTDEKIQFLPSRGDPAQGEVTVRISIKHHGNTVSVDSNLYLSEGKWKVYDVDINGVSLVANYRNSFAAEIRKSGMDGLITRLTERNQGQDGKRG; encoded by the coding sequence ATGATTAAGACCTGGTGGATACTTATCTCCGTATTGGGATTTTTGTGGATGACGCCCCTGGCGGCACGAGATTCCGATCCGACTATTTCGACTGTTCAGCGGGCAGTTGAGGATCCACAGCAATTGGTGAAAAACATCACCGATAGTGTGCTGTCGAAACTGCATACGCAACAAGAAGAAATGCGGCGCGATCCTCATCTTATTTACGCTTTCGTTGAAGAATTGGTACTGCCACATTTTGATTTTGAACGCATGTCGCGGTGGGTTCTGGGGCGTTACTGGAACGACGCCACGGCGGCACAACGCATCCGTTTCGTAGAGGAGTTTCGTAATTTATTGGTGCGTACCTATGGAGTTGCACTTTTGGATTATACCGATGAAAAAATCCAATTTCTCCCTTCTCGTGGCGACCCTGCTCAAGGCGAGGTAACGGTGCGTATTAGCATTAAGCATCATGGGAATACGGTCTCCGTTGATTCCAATCTGTATCTGAGTGAAGGAAAATGGAAAGTCTATGACGTAGACATTAATGGAGTTAGTTTGGTCGCCAACTATCGCAACTCTTTCGCCGCTGAAATTCGTAAAAGTGGCATGGATGGACTCATTACTCGTCTCACCGAACGCAACCAGGGTCAGGATGGAAAGCGTGGTTAG
- the mlaD gene encoding intermembrane phospholipid transport system, substrate binding protein MlaD translates to MQQRQLEIVVGGFVAVGLAAFFMLAMRVSNLSMLGTEKGYDIIARFQNIGGLKERSPVSMAGVRVGQVTAIGFDGKTFEAVVRMRISGRYNTLPKDTSASILTSGLLGEQYVGLDPGGDSAPLANGDQIRLTQSALVLEQFIGQFLYNKAQETSKK, encoded by the coding sequence ATGCAACAAAGACAACTGGAGATCGTCGTTGGTGGATTCGTAGCCGTGGGCCTCGCAGCTTTTTTTATGCTTGCCATGCGGGTAAGCAATTTGAGCATGTTGGGTACGGAAAAAGGCTATGACATTATCGCCCGTTTCCAAAATATTGGTGGATTAAAGGAACGTTCGCCGGTAAGTATGGCCGGGGTACGAGTCGGACAGGTGACCGCGATTGGCTTTGATGGCAAAACTTTCGAGGCTGTAGTGCGCATGAGGATCTCAGGGCGTTATAACACTTTACCCAAGGATACTTCGGCGAGTATTTTGACTTCGGGATTGCTGGGAGAACAATACGTGGGGCTGGATCCTGGAGGAGATTCCGCTCCACTCGCAAATGGCGATCAAATACGGCTCACTCAATCAGCATTGGTGTTGGAACAATTCATTGGGCAATTTCTTTATAACAAGGCACAGGAGACTTCTAAAAAATAA